The proteins below come from a single Gordonia pseudamarae genomic window:
- a CDS encoding iron-containing alcohol dehydrogenase translates to MSVDEIVERVPSSRSGFSDEQPARDAVRVAKFHTPEVIIGRGALAEIPRAAEGLGVSRLLVVSDRGILGSPWFSELADRLDKAGIRTSSFTGISPNPRAGEVVAGLERYGMARCDGIVALGGGSVIDAAKGVAILAANGGHILEYEGIDRARNPLPPLLAAPTTAGSGSDVSQFCIINDSDRKTKVTIIGRGLVPNVSVIDPRLFATMPPEVVAQSGMDAVSHCVEAYASRAHTRLTDAAALSAIGTAWRSLERLVNAPADPDAGMDMAYSALQAGMAFTNAILGATHALSHPVGGMCDAPHGAINAIILPHVIRFNAQADPSPYVDLARAIGLPEAASPHATADRFADEMSGLTTRVGLPTSLSALGVRAEDIPSLVVNALADACMRTNPRRPTAADVAAMYREAL, encoded by the coding sequence GTGTCAGTGGATGAGATTGTCGAGCGGGTGCCGTCGTCGCGGTCCGGGTTCAGCGATGAACAGCCGGCCCGCGATGCGGTGCGCGTGGCCAAGTTTCACACTCCCGAGGTGATCATCGGGCGCGGTGCTCTCGCCGAGATCCCGCGCGCCGCCGAAGGGCTCGGCGTGAGTCGGCTGCTTGTCGTGTCCGACCGCGGGATCCTGGGCAGCCCCTGGTTCTCCGAATTGGCCGACAGGCTGGACAAGGCCGGTATCCGCACCTCCTCGTTCACCGGAATCAGCCCCAATCCGCGTGCCGGTGAGGTGGTGGCCGGCCTCGAACGCTATGGGATGGCGCGGTGCGACGGCATTGTCGCGCTCGGCGGCGGATCGGTGATCGACGCCGCGAAAGGGGTCGCGATCCTGGCCGCCAACGGCGGTCACATCCTGGAGTACGAGGGCATCGACAGGGCCCGCAACCCGCTCCCGCCGCTGCTGGCGGCGCCGACCACCGCCGGCAGCGGTTCGGATGTCTCGCAGTTCTGCATCATCAACGATTCCGACCGCAAGACCAAGGTGACGATCATCGGCCGTGGCCTGGTCCCGAACGTCTCGGTGATCGATCCACGGCTGTTCGCGACGATGCCGCCCGAGGTGGTCGCCCAGTCCGGTATGGACGCGGTCTCGCACTGCGTCGAGGCATACGCCTCGCGTGCGCACACCCGGCTCACCGACGCGGCGGCGCTGTCGGCTATCGGCACGGCCTGGCGCAGCCTGGAGCGGCTGGTGAACGCCCCGGCCGACCCCGACGCCGGGATGGACATGGCGTATTCGGCGTTGCAGGCGGGAATGGCGTTCACCAACGCGATTCTCGGTGCCACGCACGCGCTCAGTCACCCGGTGGGCGGCATGTGCGACGCGCCGCACGGCGCCATCAACGCGATCATCCTGCCGCATGTGATCCGGTTCAACGCGCAGGCCGATCCATCGCCCTACGTCGATCTGGCCAGGGCGATCGGACTGCCCGAGGCGGCATCACCGCACGCCACCGCCGATCGCTTCGCCGACGAGATGTCCGGGCTGACGACGCGGGTCGGACTGCCCACGTCGTTGTCGGCGCTCGGGGTACGCGCCGAGGATATCCCGTCACTGGTGGTCAACGCGCTGGCCGATGCCTGCATGCGGACCAATCCGCGCCGGCCGACCGCCGCCGACGTGGCCGCCATGTACCGCGAGGCACTGTGA
- a CDS encoding VWA domain-containing protein — translation MEGAIHRFVRLLRLHGIRIGVSEAMDAMAATAAPEILGERELLRSALEVCLVKDRRDEETFHDVFDRFFRLRPVLDSDDGHGHTHTHDDLSDSGELNEYSLSDEISQTPQQGHSHGPPSNLKDYFDPEDLAEQYNLHQEANRLDMASLTDEIVLSADEVPNSEAAARVQLTVSRLSNPGRPGELVADDRTRLDVELSVAQEMALLNWLDSDSDDLTQPDAEEIAALRRILAGLLDGLPEKLRDHLEQLMASDHEIEEREVKAEIRDVIHEHERASLEDSIRRLIRSLHGAPRSRRKVAARGSVDAARTMRANLRYDGVPFRPITVAKVEDRPSLLILADVSLSVRAAARFTLQLVHGLQSMVSHVRSFAFVSDLVEITDLFAEHPIEEALSLVVSGLSNGGVLDTSADSDYGTALGMFLEEYGGAVNRRTTVIVLGDGRGNGADPNFPALEEISRRAREVIWITPEPSYSWGLGSCDLPGYAAYCDRVHIIHDLTALEQVSVDAIKV, via the coding sequence ATGGAAGGCGCGATTCACCGGTTCGTCCGGTTGCTGCGGCTGCACGGTATCCGCATCGGCGTATCTGAGGCGATGGATGCGATGGCGGCGACCGCCGCACCGGAGATCCTCGGCGAACGGGAACTGCTGCGGTCGGCCCTGGAGGTGTGCCTGGTCAAGGACCGCCGCGACGAGGAGACATTTCATGATGTCTTCGACCGCTTCTTCCGGTTGCGGCCGGTCCTGGACAGCGATGACGGGCACGGGCATACGCATACCCACGACGACCTTTCCGACAGCGGCGAACTGAACGAGTACAGCCTCTCGGATGAGATCTCCCAGACCCCGCAGCAGGGCCACAGCCACGGCCCGCCGTCCAACCTCAAGGACTACTTCGACCCGGAGGACCTGGCCGAGCAGTACAACCTGCATCAGGAGGCCAACCGTCTGGACATGGCGTCGCTGACCGACGAGATCGTGCTGTCGGCCGACGAGGTGCCCAACTCCGAGGCCGCCGCGCGTGTCCAGCTCACCGTGTCGCGCCTGTCCAATCCGGGCAGGCCGGGTGAGTTGGTGGCAGACGACCGCACCAGGCTCGACGTCGAGTTGTCGGTGGCGCAGGAGATGGCGCTGCTGAACTGGCTCGACAGCGACTCCGATGACCTCACCCAGCCCGACGCGGAGGAGATCGCGGCCTTGCGCCGCATCCTGGCGGGTCTGCTCGACGGTCTGCCGGAGAAGCTGCGCGACCACCTCGAGCAGCTGATGGCCAGCGACCACGAGATCGAGGAACGCGAGGTCAAGGCGGAGATCCGCGATGTCATCCACGAGCACGAACGCGCCAGTCTGGAGGATTCGATCCGGCGGCTGATCCGCAGCCTGCACGGGGCACCCCGGTCGCGCCGCAAGGTGGCCGCACGCGGTTCGGTCGACGCCGCCCGCACGATGCGTGCCAACCTGCGCTACGACGGTGTGCCGTTCCGGCCGATCACCGTGGCCAAGGTGGAGGACCGCCCGAGTCTGCTGATCCTGGCGGACGTGTCCTTGTCGGTGCGCGCCGCGGCCAGGTTCACGCTGCAGCTCGTGCACGGACTGCAGTCGATGGTCTCGCACGTGCGCTCGTTCGCGTTCGTGTCGGATCTGGTGGAGATCACCGATCTGTTCGCCGAACATCCGATCGAGGAGGCGCTGTCCCTGGTGGTCAGCGGTCTGTCCAACGGCGGTGTGCTCGACACGTCCGCGGATTCGGACTACGGCACCGCGTTGGGCATGTTCCTGGAGGAGTACGGCGGCGCCGTCAATCGCCGGACCACGGTCATCGTCCTGGGCGACGGCCGGGGCAACGGTGCTGATCCGAACTTCCCCGCACTGGAGGAGATCTCGCGCCGGGCGCGGGAGGTCATCTGGATCACGCCCGAACCCTCGTACTCGTGGGGCCTTGGTTCGTGCGATCTGCCGGGCTATGCCGCGTACTGCGATCGGGTGCACATCATCCATGATCTGACGGCACTCGAGCAGGTGTCGGTCGATGCGATCAAGGTGTGA